The Amycolatopsis mongoliensis genome includes a window with the following:
- a CDS encoding DinB family protein, which translates to MSNTSSKTRRAWPARLAWDELRLQLDFLQFLRATAVNKLAGLSVSQAAATPFSTSPRLSALGVVKHLTAVERWWLSIEAGGADLPSLWAGSPDPSWDLAPDDTPASVVAAYKAEWARSEKSLRRLGPDDRTRRRGEFTVRWVVAHVVQETARHVGHLDLLRELADGEVGE; encoded by the coding sequence ATGTCGAACACGAGTTCGAAGACGCGTCGTGCGTGGCCCGCCCGGCTCGCGTGGGACGAGCTGCGTCTTCAGCTGGACTTCCTGCAGTTCCTCCGTGCGACGGCGGTGAACAAGCTGGCGGGGCTGTCGGTTTCGCAGGCCGCGGCGACGCCGTTCTCGACGTCGCCGCGGCTGAGCGCGCTGGGGGTGGTGAAGCACCTGACCGCGGTGGAGCGGTGGTGGCTGTCGATCGAGGCCGGGGGAGCGGACCTGCCCTCGCTGTGGGCGGGATCGCCGGACCCGAGCTGGGACCTGGCTCCGGACGACACGCCGGCTTCGGTGGTGGCGGCGTACAAGGCCGAGTGGGCGCGGTCGGAGAAGTCGCTGCGCCGGCTGGGGCCGGACGACCGGACCCGGCGGCGAGGGGAGTTCACGGTCCGGTGGGTGGTGGCCCACGTGGTCCAGGAGACGGCGCGGCACGTGGGGCATCTGGATCTGCTGCGGGAGCTGGCCGACGGGGAGGTGGGCGAGTGA
- a CDS encoding DMT family protein → MWWGLLCALGAAIAYGVASVMQSVAAQATVDSGAGGVDPKLLVRVLGQWKFVLGLSLDVVGFAAQIAALHVLPLFVVQAALAASLAVTAVAARFLGVHLGKREWAAVAVVCAGLGLLGAAAESEGSDPVGLGFRLGLIGAVVVLAAAGIVAGRAGRRVRTPALGLVAGLSFGVVAISGRIIPSLAPLDLLTDPATYTVAVAGGMAMLFYATALQRGSVTTSTAMMVLGETIFPSLVGVLVLGDRTRPGFAVAAVAGFVLAVAAALALARFGEPATEASETKPTVFP, encoded by the coding sequence ATGTGGTGGGGACTTCTCTGCGCCCTCGGCGCCGCGATCGCGTACGGCGTCGCTTCGGTGATGCAGTCGGTCGCCGCCCAGGCGACCGTCGACAGCGGCGCCGGCGGCGTCGATCCGAAACTGCTCGTCCGAGTCCTCGGCCAGTGGAAGTTCGTGCTCGGCCTGTCGCTGGACGTCGTGGGGTTCGCCGCGCAGATCGCAGCGCTGCACGTCCTCCCGCTGTTCGTCGTGCAGGCCGCGCTCGCTGCGAGCCTCGCCGTGACCGCCGTCGCCGCCCGGTTCCTCGGCGTCCACCTCGGCAAGAGGGAGTGGGCGGCCGTGGCCGTCGTCTGCGCCGGGCTCGGCCTGCTCGGCGCGGCCGCCGAGAGCGAGGGATCCGACCCGGTCGGGCTCGGCTTCCGGCTCGGGCTGATCGGCGCGGTCGTCGTGCTGGCCGCGGCCGGGATCGTCGCGGGCAGGGCAGGCCGCCGCGTGCGGACGCCGGCGCTCGGGCTCGTCGCCGGGCTGAGCTTCGGCGTCGTCGCCATCTCCGGCCGGATCATCCCCAGCCTCGCCCCGCTGGACCTGCTCACCGACCCGGCCACCTACACCGTGGCGGTCGCGGGCGGGATGGCGATGCTGTTCTACGCGACGGCACTGCAACGCGGGAGCGTCACCACCTCGACCGCGATGATGGTGCTCGGCGAGACGATCTTCCCGTCGCTGGTCGGTGTGCTCGTCCTCGGCGACCGCACGCGGCCCGGGTTCGCGGTCGCCGCCGTCGCCGGGTTCGTCCTCGCCGTGGCCGCCGCGCTCGCGCTGGCCCGCTTCGGAGAGCCGGCGACCGAGGCAAGTGAGACGAAGCCGACCGTGTTCCCGTAA
- a CDS encoding ABC transporter ATP-binding protein translates to MSTTGREVLRRSITGQRRPVTLAALLTACHQGGEALVPVVIGVVIDRAVAGGSVSTLIFWLAVLGVLFAALSTSYRLGARFGERAAERAAHDLRLDIGRRVLHPGGGAETGNLAGELVSIGTSDAKRVGQVNGVLPFGVAGLAGLLVSAVVLLTMSVPLGLLVLLGTPPMLYLAHLIGKPLERRSEAEQERSAFASGVATDLVAGLRVLKGVGAERAAVDRYRRTSQDSLRATLRAARAQAWHNGALLALTGIFIAVVALVGGNLAAAGDISVGDLVAAVGLAQYLITPFSIFSWVNGELAQGRASAARIADVLNAPPAVDAGEATIPAPAAGHVRLSALGRGALRDVGFEARPGELLGVVATDPAAATDLLDCLGRAADPATGSVSVDAVDLSTVDPSRVREVVLVAAHDADLFAGTVAENFATGPLSEEAMSAAAVDEVAGALPDGVATEVTERGRSLSGGQRQRVALARALAVDAPVLVLHDPTTAVDTVTEARIAAGLAALRRGRTTILVTTSPALLAAADRVVLLDDGRIAGEGSHAELAGRADYRAAVLS, encoded by the coding sequence GTGAGCACGACCGGACGGGAAGTCCTCCGCCGTTCGATCACCGGGCAACGACGACCGGTGACCCTCGCGGCGCTGCTGACGGCGTGCCACCAGGGCGGCGAAGCGCTGGTGCCGGTGGTGATCGGCGTGGTGATCGACCGGGCCGTCGCAGGTGGGTCGGTGAGCACGCTGATCTTCTGGCTGGCGGTGCTGGGCGTCCTGTTCGCCGCGCTGTCGACCAGCTACCGCCTCGGCGCCCGTTTCGGTGAACGCGCCGCCGAACGCGCTGCCCACGACCTGCGCCTCGACATCGGGCGGCGCGTGCTGCACCCCGGCGGCGGCGCCGAGACCGGCAACCTCGCGGGCGAGCTCGTCAGCATCGGGACGTCGGACGCCAAGCGGGTCGGCCAGGTCAACGGCGTCCTGCCGTTCGGCGTCGCCGGGCTGGCCGGGCTGCTGGTCAGTGCCGTCGTGCTGCTGACCATGAGTGTCCCGCTCGGCCTGCTGGTGCTGCTCGGCACACCGCCGATGCTGTACCTGGCGCACCTGATCGGCAAGCCGCTCGAACGCCGCAGTGAGGCCGAACAGGAGCGGTCCGCCTTCGCCTCGGGCGTGGCCACGGACCTCGTCGCCGGCCTGCGCGTGCTCAAGGGCGTCGGCGCCGAACGCGCCGCCGTCGACCGCTACCGCCGCACCAGCCAGGACTCGCTCCGGGCGACGTTGCGCGCGGCGCGGGCCCAGGCCTGGCACAACGGCGCGCTGCTCGCGCTGACCGGCATCTTCATCGCGGTCGTCGCGCTCGTCGGCGGGAACCTCGCGGCGGCGGGCGACATCAGCGTCGGCGACCTCGTCGCCGCGGTCGGGCTCGCGCAGTACCTGATCACTCCGTTCTCGATCTTTTCGTGGGTCAACGGCGAGCTCGCGCAGGGCCGCGCGTCGGCCGCGCGCATCGCCGACGTGCTGAACGCGCCGCCCGCCGTCGACGCCGGCGAGGCCACGATCCCGGCTCCGGCCGCGGGGCACGTCCGGCTTTCCGCGCTCGGCCGGGGCGCGCTGCGCGACGTCGGCTTCGAAGCCCGCCCGGGTGAGCTGCTCGGCGTCGTCGCCACCGACCCGGCCGCCGCGACCGACCTCCTCGACTGCCTCGGCCGCGCCGCCGACCCCGCGACCGGCTCGGTGTCGGTCGACGCGGTCGACCTGTCCACTGTGGACCCGAGCCGGGTCCGTGAGGTGGTGCTGGTGGCCGCGCACGACGCGGACCTGTTCGCCGGGACGGTCGCCGAGAACTTCGCCACCGGGCCGCTCAGCGAAGAAGCGATGTCCGCGGCCGCGGTCGACGAGGTGGCCGGCGCACTGCCCGACGGCGTCGCGACCGAAGTCACCGAACGCGGGCGGTCGCTGTCGGGCGGGCAGCGGCAGCGGGTCGCGCTCGCCCGCGCGCTCGCCGTCGACGCACCGGTGCTCGTGCTGCACGACCCGACGACCGCCGTCGACACCGTCACCGAGGCCCGGATCGCCGCGGGCCTGGCCGCACTGCGGCGCGGCCGCACGACCATCCTCGTGACCACCAGCCCGGCGCTGCTCGCCGCGGCCGACCGCGTCGTCCTCCTCGACGACGGGCGGATCGCGGGCGAAGGCAGCCACGCCGAGCTGGCCGGTCGCGCCGACTACCGGGCGGCGGTGCTGTCATGA
- a CDS encoding ABC transporter ATP-binding protein — MTHELLPVADGRRVRAVVGELAGRSKGRAAAAFTMLVAATAIGLLTAPLLGRVVDLVATRRPAADLVTPVVGLVLVAVAQAIATAIGVSLVARLGETILAELRERFVERALGLPLEQLERAGSGDLTTRVTNDVSVVAEAVRQALPELGRSVLTVVLTLGALAVLDWRFLLAALVAVPIQLWTVRWYVPRAKPLYASQREAVGAQQQQLLDTIGGAKTVRAFRLADTHLERVRQRSDTAVGLALRGIRLVTRFYARLNLAEFVGLSAVLAVGFLLVGADAVTVGVATAAALYFHSLFGPITTALALVDDAQAAAAGLARLIGVADLPAETSPARPTRPVDASVKTAAAGYSYVDGHPVLRDIDLGVAPGERVALVGASGAGKTTLAKLIAGIHRPDTGSVALGGVALEELGPEATRRTVALISQEVHVFAGPLAEDLRLARPSASDADLRAALAKVGALSWVDSLPSGLDTVVGEGGHQLTVTQAQQLALVRLVLADPPIAILDEATAEAGSAGSRVLESAAAAALEGRTALVVAHRLTQAAASDRIVVLDAGTVVESGTHDDLVAAGGQYAKLWAAWSGQRT; from the coding sequence ATGACCCACGAACTCCTCCCCGTGGCGGACGGCCGCCGGGTCCGCGCCGTCGTCGGCGAGCTCGCCGGCCGGTCGAAGGGGCGTGCCGCGGCCGCGTTCACGATGCTGGTCGCGGCCACCGCGATCGGGCTGCTCACCGCTCCCCTGCTCGGCCGGGTCGTCGACCTCGTCGCGACGCGGCGGCCGGCGGCCGACCTGGTCACGCCGGTCGTCGGGCTGGTGCTCGTCGCGGTCGCGCAGGCCATCGCGACCGCCATCGGCGTGTCACTGGTGGCGCGGCTGGGCGAAACGATCCTGGCCGAGCTGCGCGAGCGCTTCGTCGAGCGGGCGCTCGGGCTGCCGCTCGAACAGCTCGAGCGCGCCGGGTCCGGCGACCTCACCACGCGCGTGACGAACGACGTCTCGGTCGTCGCCGAAGCCGTCCGGCAGGCGCTGCCCGAGCTGGGCCGCTCGGTGCTGACGGTCGTGCTGACGCTGGGTGCGCTGGCCGTGCTCGACTGGCGGTTCCTGCTGGCCGCGCTGGTCGCCGTGCCGATCCAGCTGTGGACCGTGCGCTGGTACGTGCCGCGCGCGAAGCCGCTGTACGCGAGCCAGCGCGAGGCCGTCGGCGCGCAACAGCAGCAGCTGCTGGACACCATCGGCGGCGCGAAGACGGTCCGCGCGTTCCGGCTGGCGGACACGCACCTGGAGCGGGTGCGGCAGCGGTCGGACACGGCCGTCGGCCTGGCGCTGCGCGGGATCCGGCTGGTGACGCGGTTCTACGCGCGGCTCAACCTCGCGGAGTTCGTCGGGCTGTCCGCCGTGCTGGCCGTCGGGTTCCTGCTGGTCGGGGCGGACGCGGTGACGGTCGGCGTGGCGACGGCCGCGGCGTTGTACTTCCACAGCCTGTTCGGGCCGATCACGACCGCCCTGGCCCTGGTCGACGACGCGCAGGCGGCCGCGGCCGGCCTCGCGCGGCTGATCGGCGTCGCCGACCTGCCCGCCGAGACGTCACCCGCGCGGCCGACCCGGCCGGTGGACGCGTCGGTGAAGACGGCGGCGGCCGGCTACTCCTATGTGGACGGTCACCCGGTGCTGCGCGACATCGACCTCGGCGTCGCGCCCGGCGAGCGGGTCGCGCTGGTCGGGGCGAGCGGCGCCGGGAAGACGACGCTGGCCAAGCTGATCGCCGGGATCCACCGCCCGGACACGGGTTCGGTGGCGCTCGGCGGGGTGGCGTTGGAGGAACTCGGCCCGGAGGCCACGCGCCGGACGGTCGCGCTGATCAGCCAGGAGGTGCACGTCTTCGCCGGGCCGCTGGCCGAGGACCTCCGCCTCGCGCGCCCGTCGGCGTCCGACGCGGACCTGCGGGCGGCGCTGGCGAAGGTGGGCGCACTGTCCTGGGTGGACAGTCTGCCGTCCGGGCTGGACACGGTCGTCGGCGAGGGCGGGCACCAGCTGACGGTGACCCAGGCCCAGCAGCTCGCGCTGGTCCGGCTGGTGCTGGCCGACCCGCCGATCGCGATCCTCGACGAAGCCACGGCGGAGGCGGGCAGCGCGGGTTCGCGGGTCCTGGAGTCGGCGGCCGCGGCCGCCCTCGAAGGCCGGACGGCGCTGGTGGTGGCCCACCGCCTC